CGCGATCACTGCGTTCGTTCGGGACGACAGGTGTTTGGATGTCATCCTGAACGAAGTGAAGGATCTCGCCCCTATGGCAGTCAAAAATCAACCCCGAGGTCCTTCCCCTCCGGGGATGCTTCTCGATCGCGATGCTCAGGACGACAGACAAAGGCAAGCCCGAGATCCTTCGTCGCTTCGCTCCTCAGGATGACAAAGCAAGTTATTCGCATCAATAAAGGTGGTGAATGTATGGCAGAAAAAACAACCCGACTGAATGATCTTCCCGTGGCGGAGCATTTCCGCCTCCGGGAATTCGAATGCCCCTGCTGCCACTGCGTGAGGCTCTGTCCTCTCCTGGTGGAGCTGCTCGAGGCCGTGAGGGCCCAGTGGGGAAAGCCCGTTGTCATTAGCAGCGGATATCGGTGCCCGTCCCACAACAGGCGGGTGAAGGGGGCGGCGCGGAGCCTCCATCTGGAGGGACGTGCGGCGGATGTACTGGTTCCGTTTAATGAGCAGCCGGCGGTGGAGGTGTTTGCACGGCGGGCGGGCTTCACCCAGGTGATTCCCTACGGCCGGCGGAATTTTATGCATCTTGCGGTAGCGTGACGGAGGGATGAATGGGGTTTCCGAAATATGATATGGAGTCCGAGCTCCGGCGATTCCGGCCCCTCGTTACGGCCACGGCCCGGAGATACGCAGGGAGGGGAGCGGAGTTCGACGACCTGGTGCAGGAAGGATACCTTGCCCTGCTGG
This is a stretch of genomic DNA from Aminivibrio pyruvatiphilus. It encodes these proteins:
- a CDS encoding D-Ala-D-Ala carboxypeptidase family metallohydrolase, whose translation is MAEKTTRLNDLPVAEHFRLREFECPCCHCVRLCPLLVELLEAVRAQWGKPVVISSGYRCPSHNRRVKGAARSLHLEGRAADVLVPFNEQPAVEVFARRAGFTQVIPYGRRNFMHLAVA